From a single Glycine soja cultivar W05 chromosome 19, ASM419377v2, whole genome shotgun sequence genomic region:
- the LOC114397967 gene encoding probable aldo-keto reductase 1: MAQSVQMPRVKLGTQGLEVSKLGYGCMGLTGAYNDPLPEEEGISVIKHAFSKGITFFDTSDMYGPHANEIVLGKAIKQLPREKIQIATKFGITKIDSSGMVVKGTPEYARSCCEASLKRLGVEYIDLYYQHRVDLSVPIEETIGELKKLVEEGKVRYIGLSEASPDTIRRAHAVHPITAVQMEWSLWTRDIEDEIIPLCKELGIGIVPYSPLGRGFFGGKGVLETVSTVSSLITHPRFQAENLDKNKKLYDKIESLATKQQCTPSQLALAWVLHQGNDVVPIPGTTKVKNLDQNIGALSLKLTESDLREISEAVPIDEVAGTRHYYGSASFSWTVANTPPKDPRV, encoded by the exons ATGGCACAGAGTGTGCAAATGCCTCGTGTGAAACTCGGAACTCAAGGCCTTGAG gtTTCAAAGTTGGGATACGGTTGCATGGGCCTTACTGGTGCCTACAATGATCCTCTTCCTGAAGAGGAAGGCATATCTGTTATTAAGCATGCTTTCAGCAAAGGAATCACTTTTTTCGACACATCTGATATGTATGGGCCACATGCTAACGAAATTGTGCTCGGAAAG GCTATAAAGCAGCTACCGAGAGAAAAGATCCAAATCGCGACGAAATTTGGCATTACAAAGATCGACTCTTCTGGAATGGTTGTTAAGGGTACACCAGAGTACGCTCGCTCATGTTGTGAAGCCAGCTTGAAACGTCTTGGTGTTGAATACATTGATCTCTATTACCAGCACAGAGTGGACTTATCTGTACCTATAGAAGAAACA ATTGGTGAACTTAAGAAACTGGTGGAAGAGGGAAAAGTGAGGTATATTGGATTATCTGAAGCTAGTCCAGATACAATAAGGAGAGCACATGCTGTTCATCCCATCACTGCTGTTCAAATGGAGTGGTCCCTATGGACTCGTGACATTGAGGACGAGATAATTCCTCTCTGCAA GGAGCTTGGCATTGGAATTGTACCATATAGCCCTCTTGGTCGAGGCTTTTTTGGTGGCAAAGGAGTTCTGGAAACTGTGTCAACAGTTAGCTCCCTG ATTACACATCCACGCTTCCAAGCTGAGAACTTggacaagaacaaaaaattgtaTGACAAAATAGAAAGCCTTGCTACCAAACAACAGTGCACTCCTTCCCAGTTGGCACTAGCATGGGTGCTCCACCAAGGCAATGATGTTGTGCCTATTCCCG GAACTACTAAGGTTAAGAACCTAGATCAAAACATCGGTGCATTATCATTGAAATTAACAGAAAGTGACCTGAGAGAAATTTCTGAGGCAGTTCCCATTGATGAAGTAGCTGGTACTCGACACTACTATGGATCGGCTAGTTTTTCATGGACCGTTGCTAATACACCTCCAAAAGATCCGAGGGTTTAA
- the LOC114398774 gene encoding calmodulin-like, protein MKDALREEQIGEFLEAFCLFDKDGDGKLGFETEAEEELKEAFRVFDKDHDGYISPSELRSVMRTIGEKVTDEEVEQMVKEADLDGDGLIDYEEFVRMMLAD, encoded by the exons ATGAAGGACGCCTTGAGGGAAGAGCAAATTGGTGAGTTTTTGGAGGCCTTCTGTCTTTTTGACAAAGATGGAGATGGTAAattaggcttt GAAACTGAAGCAGAAGAGGAACTGAAGGAAGCTTTCAGGGTGTTTGACAAAGATCATGATGGTTATATATCGCCCAGTGAG TTGAGGTCAGTAATGAGAACTATTGGGGAGAAGGTGACAGACGAAGAAGTGGAACAGATGGTCAAAGAGGCAGATTTAGATGGTGATGGGCTCATTGATTATGAAGAGTTCGTGAGGATGATGTTGGCTGATTAA
- the LOC114399200 gene encoding probable serine/threonine-protein kinase PBL7 gives MMGSCPCFGLWSWKTKGKTVKAQEEQNKNRKSLDVSETSSGLGPEENPTESDSSHKAQIFTFRELATATKNFRDETFIGQGGFGTVYKGTIGKINQVVAVKRLDTTGVQGEKEFLVEVLMLSLLRHSNLVNMIGYCAEGDQRLLVYEYMALGSLESHLHDVSPDEEPLDWNTRMMIAFGAAKGLNYLHHEAKPSVIYRDLKSSNILLDEGFRPKLSDFGLAKFGPTGEQSYVATRVMGTQGYCAPEYATSGKLTMRSDIYSFGVVLLELITGRRAYDDNGGPEKHLVEWARPMFRDKKSYPRFADPRLKGCYPGTALSNAIELAAMCLREEPRQRPNAGHIVEALKFLSSKPYTPKVSITVNTTGMESGDSPKETPAILPQESERERAVAEAKLWGETWRQRRQSEQSSPEGSK, from the exons ATGATGGGTAGTTGCCCTTGTTTCGGGTTGTGGAGCTGGAAGACCAAAGGGAAGACCGTCAAGGCTCAGGAGGAACAAAACAAGAATCGCAAATCTCTCGATGTCTCTGAAACTTCTTCAG GACTTGGACCAGAAGAAAACCCAACAGAGAGTGACAGTTCTCATAAGGCTCAGATATTTACCTTCCGAGAGCTTGCAACAGCAACAAAAAATTTTAGGGATGAAACCTTTATTGGGCAAGGTGGATTTGGCACTGTTTATAAAGGAACAATCGGAAAAATAAATCAG GTTGTAGCTGTTAAAAGACTTGATACTACTGGTGTCCAAGGGGAGAAAGAATTTCTGGTGGAAGTTCTCATGCTTTCCCTTCTACGCCATTCCAACCTTGTTAATATGATTGGTTACTGTGCTGAAGGGGATCAACGTCTTCTTGTGTATGAGTACATGGCTTTAGGATCTTTAGAATCTCATCTTCATG ATGTTTCACCTGATGAAGAACCACTCGATTGGAATACCAGAATGATGATAGCTTTTGGGGCAGCAAAAGGACTAAATTATCTGCACCATGAAGCAAAGCCCTCTGTTATATACAGGGATCTGAAATCATCCAACATACTATTGGATGAAGGTTTCCGTCCAAAACTTTCTGATTTTGGGCTTGCAAAATTTGGTCCAACCGGAGAACAATCGTATGTTGCCACTAGGGTCATGGGAACACAAGGTTACTGTGCCCCTGAATATGCCACTAGTGGAAAATTAACGATGAGATCTGACATTTACAGTTTTGGGGTTGTGTTATTGGAACTAATTACTGGACGCAGAGCATATGATGATAATGGTGGCCCTGAAAAGCATCTTGTAGAATGG GCACGCCCAATGTTTAGAGACAAAAAGAGTTATCCAAGATTTGCAGATCCGCGGCTTAAAGGTTGCTACCCAGGAACAGCTCTCTCGAATGCCATTGAATTGGCAGCCATGTGTCTTCGTGAAGAGCCACGTCAACGGCCTAATGCAGGTCATATAGTGGAAGCTCTCAAATTCTTGTCATCCAAACCATATACCCCGAAAGTATCCATTACAGTCAACACAACAGGTATGGAGAGTGGAGATTCTCCAAAAGAAACACCAGCGATTTTGCCTCAAGAATCAGAAAGAGAGCGAGCTGTTGCAGAGGCCAAGCTGTGGGGTGAGACATGGAGGCAGAGACGACAAAGTGAGCAAAGTAGTCCTGAAGGAAGCAAATAG